Proteins co-encoded in one Ignavibacteria bacterium genomic window:
- a CDS encoding GTPase, protein MERKNILIMGAAGRDFHNFNTWFRDKEEYNVKAFTATQIPNIDGRKYPASLAGKLYPDGIMIYDEKDLTKLIKEMNIDEVYFSYSDVPYNYVMNKSAEVNAAGASFTLIGTKQTMLKSSKPVIAIVAVRTGSGKSQTSRKVVELLRAAGKKVVAVRHPMPYGDLEKQRVQRFGTLEDLKTHKCTIEEIEEYEPHVANGGVIYAGVDYGDILAQAEKEADVIIWDGGNNDFSFYKPDLTITVADPLRPGHESTYYPGNVNIRLADVVVINKIESAEPKNVLSVRNYIRSVNPKAQIIDGASPITVDNPEVIKGKRVLVVEDGPTLTHGEMEFGAGTVAAMNYGAAELVDPRPWTVKSITSTYEKYPKIGVLLPAMGYGDDQVKDLEDTINATDCDSVVIGTPIDLGRILKINKPSTRVGYDLQEIGGITLEKILKEKGLL, encoded by the coding sequence ATGGAGCGGAAAAACATCCTTATCATGGGAGCCGCAGGAAGAGACTTTCACAACTTTAATACCTGGTTCAGGGATAAAGAGGAGTATAATGTAAAAGCCTTTACGGCTACTCAGATCCCTAATATCGACGGAAGAAAGTACCCTGCATCACTAGCAGGAAAACTTTATCCGGACGGTATTATGATCTATGACGAGAAAGACCTCACCAAACTGATAAAAGAGATGAATATAGATGAAGTTTACTTCTCATATTCTGATGTCCCCTACAACTATGTAATGAACAAATCTGCCGAAGTTAATGCTGCCGGCGCCTCCTTCACACTTATCGGAACAAAACAGACCATGCTTAAATCATCGAAACCGGTGATCGCGATTGTTGCTGTAAGAACGGGGAGTGGAAAATCCCAGACTTCAAGAAAAGTTGTCGAGCTTCTCAGAGCAGCCGGCAAAAAAGTTGTTGCAGTAAGACATCCAATGCCTTACGGTGACCTTGAAAAACAGCGGGTACAGAGATTTGGTACACTTGAAGACCTCAAAACTCACAAGTGCACAATCGAAGAGATCGAAGAGTATGAACCACATGTGGCAAACGGTGGTGTAATATATGCAGGTGTCGATTACGGCGATATCCTTGCACAGGCAGAAAAAGAAGCTGATGTTATAATCTGGGATGGCGGAAACAACGATTTTTCGTTCTATAAACCAGATCTCACAATTACTGTAGCAGATCCCCTCAGACCGGGTCATGAATCAACCTATTACCCGGGCAATGTTAACATTCGTCTGGCTGATGTTGTTGTTATAAACAAAATTGAATCGGCTGAACCTAAGAATGTACTTTCAGTTCGTAACTATATAAGATCGGTGAATCCAAAAGCTCAGATAATTGATGGTGCTTCACCTATCACAGTTGACAACCCGGAAGTGATCAAAGGTAAGAGAGTTCTTGTGGTTGAAGATGGTCCAACTCTTACACACGGTGAGATGGAATTCGGAGCCGGAACCGTGGCTGCCATGAATTATGGTGCTGCAGAGCTTGTTGATCCGAGACCATGGACAGTAAAATCAATTACTTCAACCTATGAAAAATATCCAAAAATTGGTGTTCTTCTCCCTGCAATGGGTTATGGAGATGACCAGGTGAAAGATTTGGAAGATACCATAAATGCCACCGACTGTGACAGTGTGGTTATTGGTACTCCAATCGATCTTGGAAGAATTCTGAAGATTAACAAACCATCTACCAGAGTGGGATATGACCTGCAGGAGATTGGCGGAATAACTTTAGAGAAGATTCTGAAAGAAAAAGGACTTCTATGA
- the argF gene encoding ornithine carbamoyltransferase → MAVNMKGKSFLSINDLTLEEMWQIFDLSKTLKEKLYTGEEHHLLKGKTLGMIFAKPSTRTRISFEVGIWQLGGIGMYFGPNDLQLNRGETISDTAKVLSRYLDGIMIRTFKHEDVEGLAKYGSIPVINGLTDLLHPCQVMTDLFTILEKRRKFQGLKLAYIGDGNNMAHSLLNGCSKVGMDITIASPKGYEPLGWIVENAKKNANYMGSKVVITNDPVEACKDADIIYTDVWASMGQEKEAQERNQRFTGFQVNNNLVANAKDDYLFMHCLPAHREEEVTNEVVDSANSIVFDEAENRLHVQKAIMALVM, encoded by the coding sequence ATGGCAGTAAATATGAAAGGAAAGAGCTTTCTTTCCATTAATGATCTTACACTCGAAGAGATGTGGCAGATTTTTGATCTGAGCAAAACTCTTAAAGAAAAACTTTATACCGGTGAAGAGCATCACCTCCTTAAAGGCAAAACACTCGGAATGATTTTCGCAAAACCGTCAACCAGAACAAGAATTTCGTTCGAAGTCGGTATCTGGCAACTCGGTGGCATCGGAATGTATTTCGGACCAAACGATTTGCAATTGAACAGAGGTGAAACCATCAGCGATACTGCGAAAGTTCTTTCAAGATACCTCGACGGAATCATGATCAGAACCTTCAAGCACGAAGATGTTGAGGGACTCGCTAAATACGGATCAATCCCCGTTATTAACGGTCTGACCGACCTCCTTCACCCCTGTCAGGTAATGACTGATCTTTTTACAATACTTGAAAAGAGAAGAAAATTCCAGGGCTTGAAGCTTGCATACATTGGAGACGGAAACAACATGGCGCATTCACTTCTGAACGGTTGTTCGAAGGTCGGAATGGATATAACCATTGCCTCACCCAAGGGTTATGAACCTCTCGGATGGATAGTTGAAAATGCAAAGAAGAACGCCAATTACATGGGTTCCAAAGTTGTAATCACCAACGATCCGGTTGAAGCATGCAAAGATGCCGATATCATTTATACAGATGTTTGGGCAAGCATGGGACAGGAAAAAGAGGCTCAGGAGAGAAATCAGAGATTCACCGGATTCCAGGTTAATAACAACCTCGTTGCGAACGCAAAAGATGATTATCTCTTTATGCATTGCCTCCCGGCTCACCGTGAGGAAGAAGTTACAAATGAGGTGGTAGATTCAGCCAATTCAATCGTGTTTGATGAGGCAGAGAACAGACTCCATGTTCAAAAAGCAATCATGGCTTTGGTGATGTAA
- the arcC gene encoding carbamate kinase, with protein MSKLAVVALGGNALLRGNQSGTIREQEQNAFNTCKSLVDLILRGYTVVITHGNGPQVGNLILKNEAGYEKFLLPKMPLDVCVAESQGQIAHIIAVQMERLLLQHNIQKEVISMVTHVEVDANDPAFQNPTKPVGQFFLKEEADLLSKANGWQFREDPRKRGWRRVVASPVPTHVRSAHIVKKLTDDGHIVICVGGGGIPVIQNGYGTMKGVEAVIDKDLASSVLANQIGADELVILTDVPQAYLNFQKENEVALREITVDEAEKHIKNGEFAAGSMGPKIQAAVNFVKNGGKRAVITEAGELGKANPGTRIIAN; from the coding sequence ATGAGCAAGCTTGCCGTCGTAGCACTCGGCGGCAATGCACTCCTTAGAGGAAATCAATCAGGCACTATAAGGGAGCAGGAACAAAATGCTTTCAATACGTGCAAGAGTCTCGTTGACCTCATCCTTCGCGGATATACAGTAGTTATAACGCATGGAAATGGTCCTCAAGTGGGTAATCTGATACTTAAAAATGAAGCAGGTTACGAGAAATTTTTGCTCCCTAAAATGCCTCTTGATGTATGTGTTGCCGAGTCGCAAGGGCAAATTGCCCACATCATTGCGGTGCAGATGGAGAGACTTCTCCTTCAGCACAACATACAAAAAGAAGTCATTTCCATGGTAACCCATGTTGAAGTGGACGCCAATGATCCTGCTTTTCAAAATCCAACGAAACCGGTGGGCCAATTCTTCCTGAAAGAAGAGGCAGACCTCCTTTCGAAAGCAAACGGTTGGCAATTCCGTGAAGATCCCCGCAAAAGGGGATGGAGACGGGTTGTCGCTTCGCCTGTGCCCACCCATGTCCGTTCAGCACACATCGTAAAAAAACTTACCGATGATGGTCATATTGTCATCTGTGTGGGTGGTGGTGGAATTCCGGTTATCCAAAACGGATATGGCACCATGAAAGGTGTGGAGGCTGTCATCGACAAAGATCTCGCTTCATCGGTTCTGGCAAACCAGATCGGGGCTGATGAGCTTGTAATTCTCACAGATGTCCCTCAGGCATATCTGAATTTTCAGAAGGAGAATGAAGTTGCTTTAAGAGAAATCACAGTCGATGAAGCCGAAAAGCACATTAAAAATGGAGAATTTGCAGCGGGAAGCATGGGTCCTAAAATCCAGGCTGCTGTGAACTTCGTTAAGAATGGCGGAAAAAGAGCAGTAATAACAGAAGCCGGCGAGCTGGGAAAAGCTAATCCGGGAACAAGAATAATCGCTAACTAA